A window of Etheostoma spectabile isolate EspeVRDwgs_2016 chromosome 18, UIUC_Espe_1.0, whole genome shotgun sequence contains these coding sequences:
- the eif2b4 gene encoding translation initiation factor eIF2B subunit delta isoform X4: protein MADSGVTDEPGSKDDGHRAKTEGKELTKEEKQRLRKEKKQQKKNKEKKDEKASQESEKKRNREEKPVSAAAPASQPPTQPSTQKAPSAVPAPAPVPVPVSETPALADKPAKSKAELKAERRARQEAERASKQASTSKPKAPPSELQPVVKRLPEHVQVDNPGVLKKLAKKLERQQIPLRSDYGYKVSLFSHLHQYSRKAPLTQQLSIPSTVIHPAIVRLGLQYSQGIVAGSNARSVALLHAFRQVIRDYTTPPNEELSRDLVNKLKPYISFLNQCRPLSASMGNAIKYIKKEISNIPCQCKEEEAKSQLLSSIKCYIDEKIILAAKAIAKSSIEKISNGDVILVYGCSSLVNHILCEAFEKNIKFRVIVVDSRPRLEGREALRRLVQRGISCTYVLISAVSYILPEVSKVFLGAHALLANGYVMSRVGTSQIALVAKAFNVPVLVCCETYKFCERVQTDSFVSNELDDPDDLIVTRKGKTQLEHWQDVPSLGLLNLVYDVTPPDFVDLVITDLGMIPCTSVPVVLRVKNVDQ, encoded by the exons ATGGCTGACAGTGGAGTGACAG ATGAACCTGGTTCTAAAGATGACGGTCATCGAGCAAAG ACTGAAGGCAAAGAGCTGACCAAAGAGGAGAAGCAACGGCTgaggaaagagaagaaacagcagaagaaaaacaaagagaaaaaagatgAGAAGGCTTCACAGGAAAGTGAAAAGAAGAGGAACAGAGAGGAGAAGCCTGTCAGTGCAGCTGCCCCAGCTTCCCAGCCTCCAACACAACCCTCAACACAGAAAG ctccttcagcagtgCCTGCTCCTGCACCAGTTCCTGTGCCTGTCTCAGAAACTCCCGCCCTGGCAGACAAGCCAGCTAAGAGTAAAGCAGAATTGAAAGCAGAGAGGCGAGCTCGGCAAGAGGCAGAGAGGGCCTCCAAACAGGCTTCAACAAGCAAACCTAAAGCACCGCCTAGTGAGCTGCAGCCAG TGGTGAAGAGGCTCCCAGAACATGTCCAAGTGGACAACCCGGGCGTTTTAAAGAAACTGGCAAAGAAATTGGAAAGACAACAG ATCCCACTCCGGTCAGACTACGGCTACAAAGTCAGCCTGTTTTCTCATCTCCACCAGTACAGTCGCAAAGCCCCTCTAACACAGCAACTCAG CATTCCCTCCACGGTGATTCATCCTGCTATAGTTCGCCTGGGTCTCCAGTATTCACAGGGCATCGTGGCAGGATCCAATGCTCGCTCTGTCGCCCTGCTGCATGCCTTCAGACAG GTAATAAGGGACTATACTACGCCTCCAAATGAGGAGCTATCTAGAGACTTGGTCAACAAGCTGAAACCTTATATCAG TTTTTTGAATCAGTGTCGCCCTCTGTCAGCCAGCATGGGTAATGCAATCAAATACATCAAGAAAGAGATCTCCAATATTCCCTGTCAATGCAAAGAAGAAGAG GCAAAGAGCCAACTGCTGAGCTCTATCAAGTGCTACATTGATGAGAAGATCATCCTTGCTGCTAAAGCTATTGCCAAGTCCTCCATAGAAAAGATCAGTAATGGAGATGTCATCCTAGTTTATGGATG CTCGTCGCTGGTCAACCACATCCTGTGCGAGGCCTTTGAGAAGAACATAAAGTTCCGTGTGATCGTGGTGGACAGCAGGCCTCGGCTGGAGGGCCGGGAGGCCTTGAGACGCCTTGTCCAGAGAGGCATCAGCTGTACCTACGTCCTTATCTCGGCCGTCTCCTACATTCTTCCAGAG GTATCGAAGGTGTTCCTTGGCGCTCACGCTCTGCTGGCCAACGGTTACGTAATGTCTCGCGTGGGGACGTCACAGATAGCTCTGGTGGCCAAAGCCTTTAACGTGCCGGTACTGGTGTGTTGTGAGACCTACAAATTTTGTGAGAGGGTGCAGACAGATTCCTTCGTGTCCAATGAACTAg ATGATCCGGATGACCTCATTGTGACCCGTAAAGGGAAGACTCAGCTAGAGCACTGGCAGGATGTGCCCTCACTCGGCCTGCTTAACCTTGTGTATGACGTGACGCCGCCTGATTTCGTGGACTTAGTCATCACGGATCTGGGAATGATCCCGTGCACCTCGGTCCCTGTGGTGCTGCGAGTCAAAAACGTGGACCAGTGA
- the eif2b4 gene encoding translation initiation factor eIF2B subunit delta isoform X1 has product MADSGVTDEPGSKDDGHRAKTEGKELTKEEKQRLRKEKKQQKKNKEKKDEKASQESEKKRNREEKPVSAAAPASQPPTQPSTQKAPSAVPAPAPVPVPVSETPALADKPAKSKAELKAERRARQEAERASKQASTSKPKAPPSELQPVVKRLPEHVQVDNPGVLKKLAKKLERQQTPGCNAATNVKIPLRSDYGYKVSLFSHLHQYSRKAPLTQQLSIPSTVIHPAIVRLGLQYSQGIVAGSNARSVALLHAFRQVIRDYTTPPNEELSRDLVNKLKPYISFLNQCRPLSASMGNAIKYIKKEISNIPCQCKEEEAKSQLLSSIKCYIDEKIILAAKAIAKSSIEKISNGDVILVYGCSSLVNHILCEAFEKNIKFRVIVVDSRPRLEGREALRRLVQRGISCTYVLISAVSYILPEVSKVFLGAHALLANGYVMSRVGTSQIALVAKAFNVPVLVCCETYKFCERVQTDSFVSNELDDPDDLIVTRKGKTQLEHWQDVPSLGLLNLVYDVTPPDFVDLVITDLGMIPCTSVPVVLRVKNVDQ; this is encoded by the exons ATGGCTGACAGTGGAGTGACAG ATGAACCTGGTTCTAAAGATGACGGTCATCGAGCAAAG ACTGAAGGCAAAGAGCTGACCAAAGAGGAGAAGCAACGGCTgaggaaagagaagaaacagcagaagaaaaacaaagagaaaaaagatgAGAAGGCTTCACAGGAAAGTGAAAAGAAGAGGAACAGAGAGGAGAAGCCTGTCAGTGCAGCTGCCCCAGCTTCCCAGCCTCCAACACAACCCTCAACACAGAAAG ctccttcagcagtgCCTGCTCCTGCACCAGTTCCTGTGCCTGTCTCAGAAACTCCCGCCCTGGCAGACAAGCCAGCTAAGAGTAAAGCAGAATTGAAAGCAGAGAGGCGAGCTCGGCAAGAGGCAGAGAGGGCCTCCAAACAGGCTTCAACAAGCAAACCTAAAGCACCGCCTAGTGAGCTGCAGCCAG TGGTGAAGAGGCTCCCAGAACATGTCCAAGTGGACAACCCGGGCGTTTTAAAGAAACTGGCAAAGAAATTGGAAAGACAACAG ACACCAGGGTGCAATGCTGCTACAAATGTAAAG ATCCCACTCCGGTCAGACTACGGCTACAAAGTCAGCCTGTTTTCTCATCTCCACCAGTACAGTCGCAAAGCCCCTCTAACACAGCAACTCAG CATTCCCTCCACGGTGATTCATCCTGCTATAGTTCGCCTGGGTCTCCAGTATTCACAGGGCATCGTGGCAGGATCCAATGCTCGCTCTGTCGCCCTGCTGCATGCCTTCAGACAG GTAATAAGGGACTATACTACGCCTCCAAATGAGGAGCTATCTAGAGACTTGGTCAACAAGCTGAAACCTTATATCAG TTTTTTGAATCAGTGTCGCCCTCTGTCAGCCAGCATGGGTAATGCAATCAAATACATCAAGAAAGAGATCTCCAATATTCCCTGTCAATGCAAAGAAGAAGAG GCAAAGAGCCAACTGCTGAGCTCTATCAAGTGCTACATTGATGAGAAGATCATCCTTGCTGCTAAAGCTATTGCCAAGTCCTCCATAGAAAAGATCAGTAATGGAGATGTCATCCTAGTTTATGGATG CTCGTCGCTGGTCAACCACATCCTGTGCGAGGCCTTTGAGAAGAACATAAAGTTCCGTGTGATCGTGGTGGACAGCAGGCCTCGGCTGGAGGGCCGGGAGGCCTTGAGACGCCTTGTCCAGAGAGGCATCAGCTGTACCTACGTCCTTATCTCGGCCGTCTCCTACATTCTTCCAGAG GTATCGAAGGTGTTCCTTGGCGCTCACGCTCTGCTGGCCAACGGTTACGTAATGTCTCGCGTGGGGACGTCACAGATAGCTCTGGTGGCCAAAGCCTTTAACGTGCCGGTACTGGTGTGTTGTGAGACCTACAAATTTTGTGAGAGGGTGCAGACAGATTCCTTCGTGTCCAATGAACTAg ATGATCCGGATGACCTCATTGTGACCCGTAAAGGGAAGACTCAGCTAGAGCACTGGCAGGATGTGCCCTCACTCGGCCTGCTTAACCTTGTGTATGACGTGACGCCGCCTGATTTCGTGGACTTAGTCATCACGGATCTGGGAATGATCCCGTGCACCTCGGTCCCTGTGGTGCTGCGAGTCAAAAACGTGGACCAGTGA
- the eif2b4 gene encoding translation initiation factor eIF2B subunit delta isoform X3, with translation MADSGVTDEPGSKDDGHRAKTEGKELTKEEKQRLRKEKKQQKKNKEKKDEKASQESEKKRNREEKPVSAAAPASQPPTQPSTQKVPAPAPVPVPVSETPALADKPAKSKAELKAERRARQEAERASKQASTSKPKAPPSELQPVVKRLPEHVQVDNPGVLKKLAKKLERQQTPGCNAATNVKIPLRSDYGYKVSLFSHLHQYSRKAPLTQQLSIPSTVIHPAIVRLGLQYSQGIVAGSNARSVALLHAFRQVIRDYTTPPNEELSRDLVNKLKPYISFLNQCRPLSASMGNAIKYIKKEISNIPCQCKEEEAKSQLLSSIKCYIDEKIILAAKAIAKSSIEKISNGDVILVYGCSSLVNHILCEAFEKNIKFRVIVVDSRPRLEGREALRRLVQRGISCTYVLISAVSYILPEVSKVFLGAHALLANGYVMSRVGTSQIALVAKAFNVPVLVCCETYKFCERVQTDSFVSNELDDPDDLIVTRKGKTQLEHWQDVPSLGLLNLVYDVTPPDFVDLVITDLGMIPCTSVPVVLRVKNVDQ, from the exons ATGGCTGACAGTGGAGTGACAG ATGAACCTGGTTCTAAAGATGACGGTCATCGAGCAAAG ACTGAAGGCAAAGAGCTGACCAAAGAGGAGAAGCAACGGCTgaggaaagagaagaaacagcagaagaaaaacaaagagaaaaaagatgAGAAGGCTTCACAGGAAAGTGAAAAGAAGAGGAACAGAGAGGAGAAGCCTGTCAGTGCAGCTGCCCCAGCTTCCCAGCCTCCAACACAACCCTCAACACAGAAAG tgCCTGCTCCTGCACCAGTTCCTGTGCCTGTCTCAGAAACTCCCGCCCTGGCAGACAAGCCAGCTAAGAGTAAAGCAGAATTGAAAGCAGAGAGGCGAGCTCGGCAAGAGGCAGAGAGGGCCTCCAAACAGGCTTCAACAAGCAAACCTAAAGCACCGCCTAGTGAGCTGCAGCCAG TGGTGAAGAGGCTCCCAGAACATGTCCAAGTGGACAACCCGGGCGTTTTAAAGAAACTGGCAAAGAAATTGGAAAGACAACAG ACACCAGGGTGCAATGCTGCTACAAATGTAAAG ATCCCACTCCGGTCAGACTACGGCTACAAAGTCAGCCTGTTTTCTCATCTCCACCAGTACAGTCGCAAAGCCCCTCTAACACAGCAACTCAG CATTCCCTCCACGGTGATTCATCCTGCTATAGTTCGCCTGGGTCTCCAGTATTCACAGGGCATCGTGGCAGGATCCAATGCTCGCTCTGTCGCCCTGCTGCATGCCTTCAGACAG GTAATAAGGGACTATACTACGCCTCCAAATGAGGAGCTATCTAGAGACTTGGTCAACAAGCTGAAACCTTATATCAG TTTTTTGAATCAGTGTCGCCCTCTGTCAGCCAGCATGGGTAATGCAATCAAATACATCAAGAAAGAGATCTCCAATATTCCCTGTCAATGCAAAGAAGAAGAG GCAAAGAGCCAACTGCTGAGCTCTATCAAGTGCTACATTGATGAGAAGATCATCCTTGCTGCTAAAGCTATTGCCAAGTCCTCCATAGAAAAGATCAGTAATGGAGATGTCATCCTAGTTTATGGATG CTCGTCGCTGGTCAACCACATCCTGTGCGAGGCCTTTGAGAAGAACATAAAGTTCCGTGTGATCGTGGTGGACAGCAGGCCTCGGCTGGAGGGCCGGGAGGCCTTGAGACGCCTTGTCCAGAGAGGCATCAGCTGTACCTACGTCCTTATCTCGGCCGTCTCCTACATTCTTCCAGAG GTATCGAAGGTGTTCCTTGGCGCTCACGCTCTGCTGGCCAACGGTTACGTAATGTCTCGCGTGGGGACGTCACAGATAGCTCTGGTGGCCAAAGCCTTTAACGTGCCGGTACTGGTGTGTTGTGAGACCTACAAATTTTGTGAGAGGGTGCAGACAGATTCCTTCGTGTCCAATGAACTAg ATGATCCGGATGACCTCATTGTGACCCGTAAAGGGAAGACTCAGCTAGAGCACTGGCAGGATGTGCCCTCACTCGGCCTGCTTAACCTTGTGTATGACGTGACGCCGCCTGATTTCGTGGACTTAGTCATCACGGATCTGGGAATGATCCCGTGCACCTCGGTCCCTGTGGTGCTGCGAGTCAAAAACGTGGACCAGTGA
- the eif2b4 gene encoding translation initiation factor eIF2B subunit delta isoform X2, whose product MADSGVTDEPGSKDDGHRAKTEGKELTKEEKQRLRKEKKQQKKNKEKKDEKASQESEKKRNREEKPVSAAAPASQPPTQPSTQKAVPAPAPVPVPVSETPALADKPAKSKAELKAERRARQEAERASKQASTSKPKAPPSELQPVVKRLPEHVQVDNPGVLKKLAKKLERQQTPGCNAATNVKIPLRSDYGYKVSLFSHLHQYSRKAPLTQQLSIPSTVIHPAIVRLGLQYSQGIVAGSNARSVALLHAFRQVIRDYTTPPNEELSRDLVNKLKPYISFLNQCRPLSASMGNAIKYIKKEISNIPCQCKEEEAKSQLLSSIKCYIDEKIILAAKAIAKSSIEKISNGDVILVYGCSSLVNHILCEAFEKNIKFRVIVVDSRPRLEGREALRRLVQRGISCTYVLISAVSYILPEVSKVFLGAHALLANGYVMSRVGTSQIALVAKAFNVPVLVCCETYKFCERVQTDSFVSNELDDPDDLIVTRKGKTQLEHWQDVPSLGLLNLVYDVTPPDFVDLVITDLGMIPCTSVPVVLRVKNVDQ is encoded by the exons ATGGCTGACAGTGGAGTGACAG ATGAACCTGGTTCTAAAGATGACGGTCATCGAGCAAAG ACTGAAGGCAAAGAGCTGACCAAAGAGGAGAAGCAACGGCTgaggaaagagaagaaacagcagaagaaaaacaaagagaaaaaagatgAGAAGGCTTCACAGGAAAGTGAAAAGAAGAGGAACAGAGAGGAGAAGCCTGTCAGTGCAGCTGCCCCAGCTTCCCAGCCTCCAACACAACCCTCAACACAGAAAG cagtgCCTGCTCCTGCACCAGTTCCTGTGCCTGTCTCAGAAACTCCCGCCCTGGCAGACAAGCCAGCTAAGAGTAAAGCAGAATTGAAAGCAGAGAGGCGAGCTCGGCAAGAGGCAGAGAGGGCCTCCAAACAGGCTTCAACAAGCAAACCTAAAGCACCGCCTAGTGAGCTGCAGCCAG TGGTGAAGAGGCTCCCAGAACATGTCCAAGTGGACAACCCGGGCGTTTTAAAGAAACTGGCAAAGAAATTGGAAAGACAACAG ACACCAGGGTGCAATGCTGCTACAAATGTAAAG ATCCCACTCCGGTCAGACTACGGCTACAAAGTCAGCCTGTTTTCTCATCTCCACCAGTACAGTCGCAAAGCCCCTCTAACACAGCAACTCAG CATTCCCTCCACGGTGATTCATCCTGCTATAGTTCGCCTGGGTCTCCAGTATTCACAGGGCATCGTGGCAGGATCCAATGCTCGCTCTGTCGCCCTGCTGCATGCCTTCAGACAG GTAATAAGGGACTATACTACGCCTCCAAATGAGGAGCTATCTAGAGACTTGGTCAACAAGCTGAAACCTTATATCAG TTTTTTGAATCAGTGTCGCCCTCTGTCAGCCAGCATGGGTAATGCAATCAAATACATCAAGAAAGAGATCTCCAATATTCCCTGTCAATGCAAAGAAGAAGAG GCAAAGAGCCAACTGCTGAGCTCTATCAAGTGCTACATTGATGAGAAGATCATCCTTGCTGCTAAAGCTATTGCCAAGTCCTCCATAGAAAAGATCAGTAATGGAGATGTCATCCTAGTTTATGGATG CTCGTCGCTGGTCAACCACATCCTGTGCGAGGCCTTTGAGAAGAACATAAAGTTCCGTGTGATCGTGGTGGACAGCAGGCCTCGGCTGGAGGGCCGGGAGGCCTTGAGACGCCTTGTCCAGAGAGGCATCAGCTGTACCTACGTCCTTATCTCGGCCGTCTCCTACATTCTTCCAGAG GTATCGAAGGTGTTCCTTGGCGCTCACGCTCTGCTGGCCAACGGTTACGTAATGTCTCGCGTGGGGACGTCACAGATAGCTCTGGTGGCCAAAGCCTTTAACGTGCCGGTACTGGTGTGTTGTGAGACCTACAAATTTTGTGAGAGGGTGCAGACAGATTCCTTCGTGTCCAATGAACTAg ATGATCCGGATGACCTCATTGTGACCCGTAAAGGGAAGACTCAGCTAGAGCACTGGCAGGATGTGCCCTCACTCGGCCTGCTTAACCTTGTGTATGACGTGACGCCGCCTGATTTCGTGGACTTAGTCATCACGGATCTGGGAATGATCCCGTGCACCTCGGTCCCTGTGGTGCTGCGAGTCAAAAACGTGGACCAGTGA
- the atraid gene encoding all-trans retinoic acid-induced differentiation factor, whose product MKMKAGCSQLKSVVLILIFNLRFCVSYQLTELQVCELCNGPVLNGTAVGQFCATSAGRIDGRCCLKNDNTSNPEHIIGLDLSNCSLTHVEDLQGASSALMIDLSLNPIVNISDTAFQGFIELNYIILPQDIACPGGNTSWGKVEVKEGHRLCEGQKDMCNQTGQLSVNCPENSLCAPYGPGFSECSCTDNFHGYKCLREGEFPALQVFGPLGASTVVISFLLWVTQRRKAKSL is encoded by the exons ATGAAAATGAAAGCTGGGTGCAGCCAGCTGAAATCCGTAGTGCTTATATTGATCTTTAATTTACGTTTTTGCGTAAGTTATCAACTGACTGAGCTGCAG GTATGTGAGCTGTGCAACGGTCCGGTCCTAAACGGCACCGCAGTGGGCCAGTTCTGCGCCACGTCCGCTGGTCGGATAGACGGGCGCTGctgcttgaaaaatgacaacACTAGTAACCCTGAACACATCATCGG GTTGGATCTGTCCAATTGTTCACTAACTCATGTGGAGGATCTTCAAGGAGCATCATCAGCTTTAATGAT AGACCTCTCACTAAATCCAATCGTCAACATCAGCGACACAGCATTTCAAGGATTTATTGAGTTAAATTACAT CATTTTGCCACAAGACATAGCTTGTCCTGGCGGCAACACTTCTTGGGGAAAGGTGGAGGTCAAAGAGGGACATCGTCTTTGTGAAGGCCAGAAAGATATGTGCAACCAAACCGGACAGCTGT CCGTTAACTGCCCGGAGAACTCCCTCTGCGCCCCCTACGGCCCCGGCTTCTCCGAGTGCAGCTGTACTGACAACTTCCATGGATACAAGTGTCTTCGAGAG GGGGAGTTCCCGGCTCTGCAGGTGTTTGGGCCTCTTGGAGCATCTACAGTGGTGATCTCTTTCCTGCTGTGGGTCACCCAGAGACGTAAAGCCAAATCATTGTAA